A stretch of DNA from Desulfosarcina ovata subsp. ovata:
ATTTGTGCACCCCTTGCAGACGAGTTGTTTTTCTACTGCCTTGCAGCTTGAATCCAGGTTTTGAAACAGCGTCGGTTTACTCCCGGCATTGCCATCTTCTTCTCCTGAACACTGCCGGGCAGTAATGGCCGCCCCATAGGCGCCCATGTATTCGGCAATGGTTGGCCGAATCACTTTTCTTCCCAATAATTTCTCAATGGCCCTTAAGACCGCCGGGTTTTTAAATGTGCCGCCCTGTACGACAACACGATCGCCCAGTTCATCCGTATCGGAAATTCTCAATACTTTGTGCAGGCAGTTCTGGATAACCGAGTAAGACAATCCTGCTGCCACATCAGCCACATCGTTGCCTTGGCGCAATGCCTGTTTAACACTGGAGTTCATGAAAACCGTACAGCGGCTGCCTAAATCCACGGGATGTTTGGCGGAGCAGGCCAGTTCACCGAATTCGGCCGCAGTGTATCCCAGAGAATCGGCAAATGTCTCTATAAAAGAACCACAACCGGATGAACAGGCTTCGTTGACTTCGATTTTCTTGATTATTCCATCTTCAACGAAGATGGCCTTCATATCCTGCCCACCGATATCCAGAATGAAAGACACATGGGGATCAAATTTCTTGGCAGCATAAAAATGGGCCAATGTTTCGACCATGCCGTTATCAATGTTAAATGCCGCACGGATCAGTTCTTCACCGTAGCCGGTGACAACACATTGCTTTGGGTTTACTTGGATTCCTTGTGCGTCAAGTGTTTGCTTGAGTGCGATTAACGCTTTTCTGACACTTTTGATGGGATTGCCGTGGTTGTTATCATAATGACGAAACAGGATCTGGTCCTTGTTATCGATGACCACAATTTTGGTGGTCGTGGAGCCGGCATCAATGTCCACGAAAACATTTTTTCCGTCCACGCTTGACAATGGGGCCTGGGGTATTGCGTATTGAGCTTTTTCTTGATCCCACCGGGATCGTTCTCGCTCATCTTTGAAGATCATCTCATATTGGGTTGGTATGGCGAGATTGCCTCCCTTTTGCTGCAGCCCGCGTGCAAATTCAGCAAGAGTGCTTGTATTGGAGGCATTCGCGTTAAGGGTCAAGGCCGCCCCATAGGCCGGATATACCTTGGACATATCCGGCAGAATCGCCTCCTTCTCCTTTAACGACAGAATTCTTAAAAAAAATTTTCTCAGCGAACAATAATAAGACAACGGCCCACCCACCAAAATCGCCGGGGACCTGATTTCATGACCTCTGGCAAGCGAATTCACCGCTTGAATGGCCACCGCCTGAAACACGGAAGCGGCTATTTCGGTTTTGGGAACCCCGGTGTTGATCAGGTTTTGAATATCTGTTTTAGCAAAAACCCCACAGCGAGACGCGATGGTATGACAACGTTTTCCCTTTAGCGCCAATTCATCCAGCTCAGTTGTGGCCACATTCATCAGGCTTGCCATCTGATCGATAAATGCGCCTGTTCCTCCGGCACAATTGCCATTCATACGCATATCCGGACGGCAATTCCGGTTGAAAAAGATCATTTTACTGTCTTCACCGCCGATATCGATAACCATCTTGCATTGTGGGTGCTGCATCAAAGCGGCCTCCGCCACCGCCACCATCTCCTGCACGAATGGCAAATCCGTACGTTCAGCCAGGCCCATTCCGGCGGAACCGGTAAATATCGGCGAAATCGATATATTGCCCCGGTTTTTCCTCAGGTGCGTCAACATATTTTGTAGGGTTCCCAGGATATCTGCCTTGTGGCGACGATAATCGGAATATCTGACGTTTCCGCCCGGATCGATCAACACCAGTTTCGCAGTTGTGGACCCAATATCCAAACCCAGACGAAATTGCTCGGAAGTATGGTCAGAATAATTTTGTTCCCTATTATTTCCTTTCCACATTCTCATGCCTCCATCATTCATTCAGGATGTCGTGATTATGACAGATGACAACTCATTCGTTTAACGTATTCGTTAACTCATTGCAAAAAAATATAAACAGGTTAGCTCATAAAGTCGTGACCATTTTGAGTCTATTGCTTTTTTGTCCCATAACCGACTGTCCGTATTTATGTAAATTGCAAAAAACCGTTGGATGATGTTTTTCGACTTCATCCACCATCGGTGGATTGGTTTTCTTTCAGTATTCCGTGTAACAACAGATCGACGATGCTGTCTTCTCTTGTTTTAAGAAAGGCTTTTTCATCTTGGATGCTCAGGTCAAGAATGAATTCGGCAATAGGGTGGGCCAGGAAATAGACCACATTCATTCCAAGGATACTGATAAATACTTGTTTAAAATCGATATTACGAAAAATTCCCTGTGCCACGCCTTTTTGATAGGTCTGCTCAATCAGTTCATGCTCGCTAATCTTTTCTGTTTCAAAAGCATTCAAGAACGCCGCTCGTAGGTATTCCGGGTGATTATTCAGCACCTCCATAAACAGCTTGGACCATTCCTTGCTTTTGGAAAAGGCTGAAAAATGGAGCCTGACAAACTTCACAAGGATTTGTGTCGGGTCCTCTTTTTGTGTATCGGAATCACGTATGCCCGAAATAATTTCAGAGTATATTCGCCTGACAATCATATTTAGCGCTTCTTGAAAAAGGTTTTCCTTATT
This window harbors:
- a CDS encoding TetR/AcrR family transcriptional regulator, whose translation is MESKTRILNAAVHIFAKKGFHGARMEDIGTKAKINKAMVYYYYSNKENLFQEALNMIVRRIYSEIISGIRDSDTQKEDPTQILVKFVRLHFSAFSKSKEWSKLFMEVLNNHPEYLRAAFLNAFETEKISEHELIEQTYQKGVAQGIFRNIDFKQVFISILGMNVVYFLAHPIAEFILDLSIQDEKAFLKTREDSIVDLLLHGILKENQSTDGG